ACGCCCAAGTCCGCTTGGGCGTGCGAAGCAGGTACCAGCTAACCACCAGTCATTGGTGTGAATTGTTTCAACTTCCAAGACACCCTCAAGAAGACTTGGGCGTGGCCCCCGGATTGTTGAATTCCACATTCTCAACCAACGATTGACGTAATTCCTTTGTCATCACACGCGCCGCCGCGCGCACCGTCTCCTTTCACCGAAAGCAAACCCCATGTCCCACGAACACGAAATCCCCGAGCGTCTCACTCGCGAGTGGCTCGAGCAGGCTACCACCGCCCAGGTGATTGCCTGCATTAAAAGACGGCACCAGCAAATGCGTGACCGGCTGCAAGAGAAGCAGCAAAAGATCGAACGGCTACGGCAAGAGCTGGCCACAATCCAAACGGCCAGCATCGAACTGCCGCCTATCGAATCAATTCCCGGGTGCCACGCCCAAGTCCGCTTGGGCGTGCAAACGAGGTACCCGCCTGCCACGGTGAATCAACGCGACGGGTACCATGCCCACGTCCGGGTGGGTATGCCAACTCGGTACCCGCCCACCACCGGTCATCGGTGTGACTCATTCAGATTTCCCAGGCACGCCCAAGCAGACTTGGACGTGGCACCCGGATTCTTGGGGTTCGGTCCACTAAAACGCAGGGCGAAACCACGTGCACTGCTGCGCCCACCGATCAGGCGGGCCACGCGTGGACGTCCCAGGGACCCTTGCGCGATCCTGGGCAGCAGTGCCAGGCGAAACCGCACCGATGCACGCGAACCGCCGTGATTGGTGACTACCGTGGCTTCTTCGTGCTCTTCGGGATATCGAAGTCGTACTCGCCAGATTCCATCGGCAAGTCGTAGCTTTCTTCGTGAGGAGGGAAGAGGAGTTTGCCGTCGAGGTTATCGCCGTTGGCCACCCCGTCGAATCCTTCGATACGTACCACGTGCGGACCACCTACCAGGCCGAAGCTTTCCTGCGTGGTGTAGGCACCGTCGGTGATGATCGCCTTGCTGCCGTGACCGGTGTTGCCTTGTTTGCCATCGGGCGAGAAGGTGATCGTGCCGCGCGGGACCGGCTGGCCGTCGTACGTGACGTGGCCGGTCAAATGGACGCTAGAATCGCCAGCGCCACAGCCGCCAGCGGCCAGAAACAGAAGTAAGCTGGCCGCGAGGGTGGAGGTTTGTCGCAAATAGGTCATTACAAAGATCCCAAACCGCCGGTCGGCGCTCCATCGTCGATTTTGCCCAGCGTTTGATACGTGGCCAGGTCGATCGTTTCTGGAATGAAGTGAACCGATGCGTCCCCCATCAGAAACATACAGCCGCCAGGATGATAGCTGCCGAACAGTTTGGTCATGATGTTAAGCGTGTCGTTAGTCATGCCGTTGCGCGGGTCCGAGTTGATCTGCTCGCGCGTCGCGGCCAACACCAGCGGCGTTCCCCACGAGTCGAGCTTCGTCGCCGAAGCCCAACCGCTGTGGTAACCATCCGGCCGGCCCGCTGGGGTCAGACAGTAACGCGTTTCTCCCACCATGAAAACGTTGGTCGAACCGTCGGTCAGATCCTGAAACCCGGTATCCGAGTTCAAGTGCAGCACGCCGTTGCGATAGAACACCCGCTGCCCGGACGAGGTCGAACACGATTCGTCCGCGGCCGGGCCACCCCCTTGCACGCCGTAGTAGCTGATCGAATTCCATTCGTCCCGGCTGGCTGGGTCCGAGGGGCATTGATACGCCGATTGGTTCAGTTTGAACAGGTTGTTATTCACCGTCGCACCGGGCACGTTGCTGGTGGCCGTGAAGCTGGCATTGAGATCGAATTGATCGTACAGATTGTTTTCTTCCAGAAACGGCAGGATCTTTACCGTCCACGGTTCGCGTGTGCCGGTGGTGCCAGAGGTCGAACACCAACTGCCGCTGGTGAAGTCAGGCTCCGGCGTATAACGAACCCCGGATGGAAACTGGCCGTAAGTATCGTGGTGGTTGTGAATTGCGAGACCAATCTGCTTCAGCTTGTTGGTGCAAGTCATCCGCCGAGCGGCTTCCCGAGCCTGTTGCACAGCCGGCAGCAGCAGGGCGATCAGCACCCCGATAATGGCAATAACAACCAGCAGTTCCACCAACGTGAAGGCCGTGCGACGAGCGGTAACCATAAAGCCACCTACCAAGAAAAGAGATAAGAGAAATATTGATTGGATATCGGCTTTTTATCCTTCTAATACGCAGTGTTCAAGAAGGAATTCGCGAGCTGAACTCAATATGTGATGATTTGCTTCCCTTAAACACCGAATTACCCACGCAAGCTTCGCTTTGCGTTGAATTAGTGGAAATGGGCAGACCTGCCAGAAAAAACCGCTTCACTGTGCCGATTGCGCCGCACGGGATGCTTTGCTGGCAGTTGTGAACTATTTCACAGATCGACCATTCCACTGGCGTAACGATAAACTGCCTATCAAGCGCTGCTCCCTTACCTGATAGAAAGAGATCATGTCCTTTTGTCGATTAAATCTGCGAGTCGTTTTGTGCCTGGGCATTATGCTGCTGGGCAGTGCCACGCTTCATGCCGAAGAGCAGCCCATCGTCCCTGCTGCGTACCCCGAAGGCCCCTTGGGCGAGGTCGTGCGGCTGGGGGAACTGCTGGTCAACGAGAC
Above is a window of Blastopirellula marina DNA encoding:
- a CDS encoding DUF1559 domain-containing protein; translated protein: MVTARRTAFTLVELLVVIAIIGVLIALLLPAVQQAREAARRMTCTNKLKQIGLAIHNHHDTYGQFPSGVRYTPEPDFTSGSWCSTSGTTGTREPWTVKILPFLEENNLYDQFDLNASFTATSNVPGATVNNNLFKLNQSAYQCPSDPASRDEWNSISYYGVQGGGPAADESCSTSSGQRVFYRNGVLHLNSDTGFQDLTDGSTNVFMVGETRYCLTPAGRPDGYHSGWASATKLDSWGTPLVLAATREQINSDPRNGMTNDTLNIMTKLFGSYHPGGCMFLMGDASVHFIPETIDLATYQTLGKIDDGAPTGGLGSL